In the genome of Synchiropus splendidus isolate RoL2022-P1 chromosome 13, RoL_Sspl_1.0, whole genome shotgun sequence, the window CAGCAGTCTCCCAGTTACCTTTCACCTAGATAGTCTGCGCTGCAGATAGGAAGGGGTTAACCCGCCTCCTTGGCTGCTGTTTTGTCGTCCTCACGGGGCACTTTGTCGGGGGAAAAACGCACATGGGCGGTGATGTGGGCATTTTCTGCGCGGTGAACTTTCCCCTACTTCTCACAGTGGCCTGGCAGAATCACATCAGGCCGATGTTCCTGACGCACTGCCGCCGTCATGACTCCATTAACGCCACATGTTCTGGCACGAACGTGATCGAGCGGCGCATTTTGACTTCACAAAACAGCCACTTGCTTCACCGTACAGCGCCCACAGCTTCAAATAATGGGCACCCTGGAAAGGTGGCCAGAAACAGGACAATCTCACGTTcagaaaaatatgaaattaataGTTTCCATAAGGCAtttttgattttaaataaatactaaCATGACGCAGCATTAGCAAACCGAATAAGTGTGACAACaatgaatattaatattaatatattcagCAAGATTTGAGCATCGTTCATGAAGTTGCTGCTATgagcaaaatgaaacaatgagcCATAAGCTGGTTTTTGTACGAATAATTCAAGGACAagatgaaacacatttgtgtcaCAGATGCTTATTATGTCACACACCTCACAGAGGGGGGGATCATGAAGCCGCAGAGAAGAGAGGTCACGGGCCTCGATGGCAGTCTGGGTGGTCCGgccgccacttcctgtttcataaCAAGCGTTTGCCGCCTGGATTATGGCCGATGATGATGATTAAACACTTCTCTTTGAGatttaaattgagatgggactTAAGCCGATATGGTTATCATCCGGTTTCGGGACGTTCCTGCAGCCGAGGGAGGATCAGCTGGCCTTTGTTTGGAATTATGATAATGACAGAGACTTTATCAGGCGTTGATAGGATTGTCGGGGAAGAGCTCTTCATCCGAGGAGACTTTCCTCCTGCAGGGGTTGATGTGACATGGCACTTTCACCCTAAAGAGTCTAAATAAGATAAACGCTTCGTCCATATATGTCGACCTGCAGTGCACACACTGGTTTCACTGACTATCGTTCTGAGTTTCAGCAGCTCTGTTTAGCTTTCTATAGGTGTTGTTGTCACCTGCAGGAGGAGTAAACTGCATTTGTTTGCATCACCAAGTGGCTCAGGTATTGACTGCTGCTGTTGTAGTAATTTCTAACAAAAGGTTAGTGgcttattaataattattacaGGTAGTAATACTAGATATACCTATTGTTGATCTAATATTCTCCttgatttgaattttatttgtgCCAATAAACTCAAATCCCACTGTCACTTCAAAGACATGTGACTTACAGTAAAACTCACATATGAGGAagtaaaattataataaatattaatattacaaaTTGCAGAACTGTTGCTTAACACTTAATACGTTATCTGCGGGtcatttttattgaacaaaaatcagatgattaaaatatttttggttgAATTTCACATTGCTTAGTTGAAAGAGTTGGTTTATTACAAAGGCTGTGGGCCACGTGAAATTTGTTAatgggccacaaatggccccccCAACCAGACGTTGGGCTCTTCTTCCTTaattgatttattaaaaaacCCAGAAAACATTATCTAAATACCAGGAATtgcctaaataaataaataaaaaacattgacTGCGTTGTCCTGTTTAAACGTTGCACCACAGGACACGTTACACCAAACCGCCATGAGTACACAGACTTGTAAACAAGGCGGCACGTGTTGAGCAGAGCTCTGTCTAATATTTTACCACTCTGCGTGTGGTACAACCTCTGTAAATTTgtagaggaggaaaaaaaaagaaaaaatctacATAGAGATTTTTTTACATATTCAGTTAGTAAATGTACTGAAAGTAAATAAGTGATAAGAGAAATGTATTGATGTATTGTATATAAAAGAAACAGATGGAAAATTGAATAATATAAAGGCCTGACTGtagagaaaaaatataaaaatcattATTAATACTACGGAAAATCGAGCTGGTCTTGTAGTACATCAGAGCCTGGAGGGTGGAGGTGTGACCGCTGGATTCACCTACATGTTGTGTGCTGAAATCTAAGCTCAACAGCTATGAATATAAAATGCATTAAGTCTTGCCCATGAGGAGATGAGACGACAGCCTTGGTGGATCAGACATGAATagtgagcagcagaggaggtggaggagggacaGAAACCTGAGAGAGCTTCCtgctcccctccctctctccaacTAGCCAATGGCAGGCAGCTCTCGCCGGAGAGTTGAGGCCACAGAAACTATAAAACACTTGAGCTATGACTGTAGAGCCAGACTCAGCTCTCAATTCCAGATCAACACGAGCAGGAGACTTCTGCACACACCACTTGAATGATGAAGACCACACTGGCATCTCTGACCCTCTGCCTGGCGCTGCTCACCGCAACAGGTTTCCGCTTCGACAGGAAAGGGGGGTCCAGCTCCGGGAGCACCAAGGAGAAGCGGGTGCAGTACGCAGCTTGggatgatgtcaatgtcatCGCCCATGGGCTGCTGCAGCTGGGCCAGGGCTTGAAGGAGCATGTGGACAAGACCAAAGTCCAGATGAGGGACATCGCCAGCAAGATGAAGGTTTTCAACCACACCGTGGCGGAGCTGGGGAAGGAGAGCCAGAGGTTGAGGGCAGAGGGGGAGGCCCTAAAGGCTCACAGCCTGGgtctggaggacagagagggaCAGCTCCTCAACGTCACCGCCGAGCTGCGGGAGAAGGCTGAGGAGATGCAGCAGGATCGGAGGACCGTGAGCGAGAGGATGAgccagctggaggagaggctggacAGCATGCTGCAGGGGAGCGCGGCGATGAAAGAGCTGACCGCCGGGAAGAGCGTCAACGACTCCCACAACATCCAGGTAAAGTTGGACAGATCAGTGGGGCCACGCAGGTGGGTCCCCGGTTCAAGTCAGTCACTGAAACGCGTGGTTGAGAGGGGGCACTGgtggggggtgagggggggggaCTGAGGTGTACGTGCAAGCTGACACACAAAGAGCTCTGCACGCACAGGCTGCAAAACTCATTTGtcacagtcattttttttacaaccgGCAAATGGTTGGGGTTTGTGAAGGGGCACGCCATGACCTGAAGCCTGAAGAACAACGCGCTGCGAGGGCGCTACAGTTACATAACCGCGGAGCAAACACTTGACTTTGCACAAGGGTTAAGTTCGCCCCGCTTTCTGTGCCACAGGCTTTTATTCCCCCCCGAGCGTTGACTTCAAGGCACAGTCGGTTTGACTGCATTTGACTTTTCTTTCCTCAGTTCTTGCTGGAGGCGCAGAACAGACGCATCGACGACCTGATGGGCAGAATCCGACTCCAGCAGGAGAAGCTGGACAAGCAGAACGTGCGCATCAGAGCCCTGCAGACTCAGGTAGAGACGCGCGACAGTCCACCGCAGTGCAGCGGTGCCACCTTGACGCGTGTTCCTCGCTCTGAACTGTTCGGAACCATTCATTCCAGATCCAGCAGACCCGAGCGGGTTCCGCCCAGCGGGGAGCAACCTCGGACGGGTTCGTGCCGAGTGGCGAAGCAGAGCAGCACGACTCTCCTCTCGGTGAGTAAAGCTCCGAAATCCCCGACTAAACCAAGTGGACACAATCTGACGCCAAATGTGCCGCTCCATCTGTTGACCAAGAGGCTTAAATCACCGGCAATTACTATCAAGGAAACTAACCAATTTAGTGAGGCGTGGTGCTCAGTGGGACTCCTGCGAGGACCACCTGCCAAAAACACACGCACTCAGCCATTCCTGTCACCTGAGGCCGATAATCTGAGCCGataaactgtcatttaaaatgaCTCGTCTGCGTCATCGCGCTAATGTTTAAGCtcttaactgaaaaaaaatagttctaaaaaatagcatttttaatCTGAAAACAATGTTGCTTTAATCTCATAGTGGTGATCATTAGGATTAAGAAGGGGATTAACAGCCTCTTCATTGGAACTAAGTGGGAAGAATTATCTGTAGTTAAAATCTGTCTGGAACTGTGGCACCATCCTGGTTCAACATGAAGCCTGGTTAAAGGTTAACTGACAGTGTGGGGAGCATTTTGGGTTGTCTCAGGAGTGTCTGTAATAATATATGTCAGAGTCAGAAGTGTTGCTTAATGTCAGTTTAAATGCTATAATAATACACGGCTGGAGAGGGTGAATCAAATGCTGCTGTGGTGCGTCAATGGGAACTGGGTGAAAGGTGAGCGCGGTGGTTGCCTCACCTCTCTGACATCAGCAGGATTTGGGGAGTGATGAGGGAAAAATTAGCATTTTTCTCTGGCAGGAATTCAACTGGGGGAAAGTTCACGGGTCTGAGTCTGCTCTGTCCGGGTCACACAACTCAACGGGATTACTCACACTGATCATTTGTGCGGCTCTGAGgtggcgaggaggaggaggagggagggaaaccTGGAAAGGCGAGGCTTTGTACAAATCTCAGCGACAATGTTCCTCAGATTAGAGTTCCCCAAGGCCAAACACGACGTGGATGAGGAGAAGGCCCTAGTTTTTATCTGTGAACTTTGTACACACATCCACATGTCGGTGAAGACGCCTCCGCCATTGTGTAGGAAAACAATCGCACACCTCCAAAGCGTGAGCAACCTTTCCCCTAGATCTGTCAAAGATGGATCCTCCTCCCCCAACCCGGGCTTCAAACCCCCACCTTCACCTCCTGCGCTGCATTGTTGTGATGCAGAAGTGTGCTAAAGTTCAGGAGAACCCTCTGGCCCTGGGCTGGCGGCCACGAAAGCCAAGGGTCGTTTAAATTTGAGTATGGTGAACTGCGGATGAGGTCATCCACAGCTGGGGAAAGGCCCATTCGAGTCTGGGGCGGCTCCCATTGGCTGCAGCGCCTTTGTTGCTGCTCATCAGCCAGCGATCACTCGCTGTGCATGCGGCAGCCATGCGCCCGCTGCTGTGCGCGCACGTGAGCGAGGTGTGACACTGCAGAGGGGTGGGGGCGGGGGTGGGAAGGGGTAGTAAGTCAGTCATTGAATAGTCTGTCAGCGCAGAGCCAGAGGAAGGAGTCTTGGGAACTGGGAGAAAGGTCATGTTTTCACGCCGCCGCGCTGCTTTGTtgagtctgcacacacacatactgataCCGCCGCGCCGATTAGCCAGCGCAGTCTTATTTACCAACAGTGTGATCAGGAAATGTTGACCCACTTACCAAAGTGACCTGATAAACAAGTGAAGAAAGGGAAAAcaggtcaacaacaacaagtgaGCTGAGACGCCGCTTCTCTTCCAGATCTGGCCTCCGACTGCCACGAGCTGTTCCTGAGAGGAGAGAGCAACAGCGGCGTGTACACCATCCAGCCGGGCGACTCGGAGCCCTTCCAGGTCTTCT includes:
- the angptl4 gene encoding angiopoietin-related protein 4, with the translated sequence MMKTTLASLTLCLALLTATGFRFDRKGGSSSGSTKEKRVQYAAWDDVNVIAHGLLQLGQGLKEHVDKTKVQMRDIASKMKVFNHTVAELGKESQRLRAEGEALKAHSLGLEDREGQLLNVTAELREKAEEMQQDRRTVSERMSQLEERLDSMLQGSAAMKELTAGKSVNDSHNIQFLLEAQNRRIDDLMGRIRLQQEKLDKQNVRIRALQTQIQQTRAGSAQRGATSDGFVPSGEAEQHDSPLDLASDCHELFLRGESNSGVYTIQPGDSEPFQVFCEMTADGGWTVIQRRQDGSVDFDQLWQQYEKGFGNLNGEFWLGLEKMHSIAKDGGFILQVKLSDWASDLASVTLPFQLGGQETKYSLRIQNTGIFSTLQSSLGADAADGLPFSTRDHDNDRKADSNCAKHLSGGWWFSNCGHANLNGRYFVSPPPKQRHQRKQGIFWKTWRGRYYPLKSSQMMIAPAAIQRTP